The Ziziphus jujuba cultivar Dongzao chromosome 7, ASM3175591v1 genome includes a region encoding these proteins:
- the LOC132804388 gene encoding UPF0481 protein At3g47200-like — protein MESSEKPKTDGEDTSDWIIYKVPNKLRKIRPPAYTPQLVSIGPFHHGVSNLKAMEHYKAKYMEKLLRRPICNHINEEDLIHEIANKKEDGTLVEKAQRSYQEETFEPENKKKYRTDSKKYWEDPKNILRDACFILELFLRNHENPFSPTDEEDNKEDEKYSGEYILSPWVKASIEQDLILLENQLPFFVLTRLYRKSCTEENSKNKPFSEYSEKEKEQLVSEMKPIKHLTDLVRKFMYDKTDKFPTSSYDLTRCLYSAKQLDDAGVAFGRPKDATYLTHIKIWPDVKDDDKCCRWNYRDRCWWNGRGCCWISG, from the exons ATGGAGTCCTCTGAGAAACCGAAAACTGACGGGGAAGATACGAGTGATTGGATCATCTACAAGGTTCCCAATAAGCTTCGGAAGATACGTCCACCAGCTTACACTCCCCAACTAGTTTCAATTGGGCCTTTTCACCATGGCGTATCAAACTTAAAGGCCATGGAACATTATAAAGCCAAGTACATGGAAAAATTGCTGAGACGGCCCATCTGTAATCATATTAACGAGGAGGATTTAATCCACGAGATCGCGAACAAGAAAGAAGATGGGACACTTGTGGAAAAAGCCCAGCGTAGCTATCAAGAAGAGACCTTTGAGCCTGAGAATAAGAAAAAGTACAGGACGGACTCGAAAAAGTACTGGGAGGACCCGAAAAACATTTTACGAGATGCCTGCTTCATCCTTGAGCTCTTCCTTAGAAACCACGAAAATCCATTTTCACCTACCGATGAAGAAGATAATAAAGAAGACGAGAAATATTCAGGGGAATACATATTAAGTCCATGGGTTAAGGCATCTATAGAACAGGACTTGATATTGCTGGAAAATCAGCTTCCCTTTTTTGTTCTTACTCGACT TTATCGAAAATCTTGCACCGAGGAGAATTCTAAAAATAAACCTTTCTCCGAGTACTCCGAGAAGGAAAAGGAACAATTGGTGAGCGAAATGAAACCTATCAAACATCTCACTGATTTGGTTAGAAAGTTTATGTATGACAAAACAGATAAGTTTCCCACGAGTTCTTATGATTTGACCCGCTGTCTCTATTCTGCAAAGCAACTGGATGATGCGGGGGTGGCGTTTGGGCGTCCTAAAGATGCTACATATTTAACTCACATAAAGATTTGGCCTGATGTTAAGGACGATGATAAGTGCTGCAGGTGGAATTACCGCGATCGCTGCTGGTGGAATGGCCGCGGTTGCTGTTGGATAAGTGGGTGA